The following coding sequences lie in one Prevotella sp. oral taxon 299 str. F0039 genomic window:
- the msrB gene encoding peptide-methionine (R)-S-oxide reductase MsrB, with protein MKTNRLFIKVLFLTLCLSTFCVSCTSRTKTTDHKTMNNNAEIYLAGGCFWGTEHYLKQINGVVKTEVGYANGNIKNPTYRDVCTDATGFAEAVRVEYNPEVLPLSLLLQLYFESIDPTSVNQQGNDRGSQYRTGVYYTNKEDLPLIRAELTKLEGQYSDYLAVEVLPLSNFYTAEEYHQNYLDKNPTGYCHLPKTLFEHARKANDSTAKPMQFKKATTEELKSKLTALQYEVTQHEATERPFDNEYNKEFRPGIYVDITTGEPLFLSSDKFESGCGWPAFSKPIDNHLLNISTDTSHGMIRSEVKSKKGNAHLGHVFEDGPTETGGLRYCINSASLRFIPKEDMEKEGYGAYIKLITPAKPHHH; from the coding sequence ATGAAAACAAACAGATTATTTATCAAAGTATTATTCTTAACTTTGTGTTTATCAACTTTTTGTGTCTCATGTACCAGTAGAACCAAAACAACTGATCATAAAACAATGAACAATAACGCTGAAATATACTTAGCAGGTGGATGTTTCTGGGGAACAGAACATTATCTGAAACAAATTAATGGGGTCGTAAAAACAGAAGTAGGCTATGCAAATGGTAATATAAAGAACCCTACTTATAGAGATGTTTGCACTGACGCAACAGGCTTTGCAGAGGCTGTTCGTGTGGAATATAACCCCGAAGTACTACCTCTTTCACTCCTACTTCAATTGTATTTCGAGAGTATCGACCCTACATCGGTTAATCAACAAGGAAACGATAGAGGCTCACAATACCGAACAGGTGTGTATTATACTAACAAAGAAGATCTGCCTTTGATTAGAGCAGAGCTAACAAAACTAGAAGGACAATACTCTGATTATCTTGCTGTTGAGGTACTTCCTTTGAGTAATTTCTACACTGCAGAGGAATATCATCAGAATTATCTCGATAAAAATCCTACAGGTTATTGTCACCTTCCTAAAACTCTTTTCGAACATGCACGCAAAGCAAATGATTCAACTGCTAAGCCTATGCAATTTAAGAAAGCAACAACTGAGGAGTTAAAGAGTAAACTCACTGCCCTACAATATGAGGTGACACAACACGAAGCCACTGAAAGACCATTCGATAACGAATATAATAAGGAATTTAGACCTGGCATTTATGTAGACATAACCACTGGTGAACCTTTGTTTTTAAGTAGCGATAAGTTTGAATCAGGCTGTGGTTGGCCTGCATTTTCAAAGCCAATCGACAATCACTTACTTAACATTAGCACCGACACATCACACGGAATGATTCGTAGTGAGGTAAAAAGTAAAAAGGGAAACGCCCATCTTGGACATGTTTTTGAAGATGGTCCTACGGAAACAGGTGGTCTTAGATATTGCATCAATAGTGCTTCTTTACGCTTTATCCCTAAAGAAGATATGGAAAAAGAGGGATATGGAGCTTATATTAAGCTAATAACTCCAGCAAAACCACATCACCACTAA
- a CDS encoding site-specific integrase, whose protein sequence is MKTEKMKVLLYLKKSGKDKQGKAPIMGRITLGRSIVQFSCKLSCDIDLWSPRESRMRGKSREAVEVNGKLDSLVLSIQSAYQTLLSKGQAFTATDIKEQFQGSVQSRCMLIERLDRLIREKEEHVGIDIKKDTLSNYHSTRSNLCTFIEEKYKVEDLAFSQLSENFIYDFRDFFLGTLGFQESSFYGAASQIKTVCRLAYREGLADTLLFANAKIVRGDKKLPKALDRCSLDKLMKIQFEELEEEMETARDLFVFACHTGAAYCDLMELSRLHLVRDDEGSLWLKFNRQKTGVLCRIKLLPEAIRIIEKYKSDERESLLPQMKYATYQSYLKALRLRIGIAFPFTTHTARHTFATLITLEQGVPIETVSKMLGHSNVSMTERYAKVTPQKLFLEFERFLSFTEDMQMSI, encoded by the coding sequence ATGAAAACAGAAAAGATGAAGGTGTTGCTCTACCTCAAAAAGAGCGGAAAGGATAAGCAGGGTAAAGCTCCCATTATGGGACGTATCACACTTGGAAGGAGTATAGTACAGTTTAGTTGCAAGCTATCTTGTGATATAGATTTGTGGAGTCCTCGTGAAAGTAGAATGAGGGGCAAGAGCCGTGAGGCGGTGGAAGTGAACGGAAAGCTGGATAGTTTAGTACTTTCCATTCAGTCCGCTTATCAAACATTGCTGTCCAAAGGACAGGCATTTACTGCCACGGACATCAAGGAGCAGTTTCAAGGGAGCGTACAATCTCGGTGTATGCTTATAGAACGCCTTGATAGGCTTATCAGGGAGAAAGAAGAACACGTTGGAATAGATATTAAGAAAGATACGCTATCTAATTATCACTCTACACGAAGCAATCTTTGCACATTCATCGAAGAGAAATATAAGGTAGAGGATTTAGCTTTCTCACAACTATCTGAAAACTTTATTTATGATTTTAGAGATTTTTTCTTGGGGACATTAGGTTTTCAAGAGAGCAGTTTCTATGGTGCAGCTTCCCAAATAAAAACCGTATGTAGGTTGGCATACCGTGAGGGATTGGCTGACACCTTGTTGTTTGCTAATGCAAAAATAGTAAGAGGAGATAAGAAGCTACCCAAAGCTCTTGATAGGTGTTCGCTTGACAAACTAATGAAGATACAGTTTGAAGAGTTAGAGGAGGAAATGGAAACCGCAAGGGACTTGTTTGTCTTTGCTTGCCATACGGGTGCAGCCTATTGCGATTTGATGGAGTTAAGCAGATTGCATCTTGTCCGTGATGATGAGGGAAGTCTTTGGCTGAAGTTCAACAGGCAGAAGACAGGCGTACTTTGCCGTATCAAGTTGTTGCCCGAAGCCATCAGGATAATAGAGAAGTACAAGAGCGATGAAAGGGAAAGCCTATTGCCACAGATGAAATATGCCACCTATCAATCGTATCTTAAAGCATTGCGCCTAAGAATCGGCATAGCCTTTCCCTTTACCACGCATACGGCAAGACATACCTTTGCCACGCTCATCACACTTGAGCAGGGAGTGCCGATAGAAACGGTGAGCAAGATGTTGGGGCATAGCAACGTGAGTATGACCGAACGGTACGCAAAGGTTACACCACAGAAACTGTTTTTGGAGTTTGAGCGTTTCCTTTCTTTCACGGAGGATATGCAGATGAGTATTTAG
- a CDS encoding site-specific integrase yields the protein MIRSTFKTLFYINRQKTKANGLTSILCRITIDGKNSVITTNEECKPAEWNAKQGITTDKKTNLRLQAFREQVEKTYQELLLKDGVVSAELLKNRLQGIATSPTTLLELSNTELQSVKEGVGKSKAEGTYTNLCYANRMLCEFIKDLGSTDIEIRSITEELFEEYRFFLKKKGLKGSSINNYLCWLSRLMFRAVSQRIIRYNPFEHAEYEKVEKAIRFLSKSDVKKLMAMKICDSDAELARQMFIFSCFTGLAITDMEHLTFGHIKSAADGQMYIRKERQKTKVEFIVPLHPIAKTIIEQQRQLKAVKEEGNNTDMDNRLIFQPCCSRSVLAAKLSIVGKACGIKQRLSYHMGRHTFGTMCLSAGIPIESIAKMMGHTSIASTQIYAQVTDCKISEDMDKLIAKHQEKNKENDTMETEAITIGAMTIVNASRNKSMEETA from the coding sequence ATGATTAGAAGTACATTCAAGACACTGTTTTATATCAACAGACAAAAGACCAAAGCAAATGGTCTGACCTCCATACTCTGCCGTATCACGATAGATGGCAAGAACTCTGTCATTACTACAAACGAAGAATGTAAGCCTGCGGAGTGGAATGCCAAGCAAGGAATAACTACAGATAAGAAAACAAACCTTCGCCTGCAAGCATTCAGAGAACAAGTAGAAAAGACCTATCAGGAACTGCTCCTAAAAGACGGAGTGGTAAGTGCTGAACTGCTTAAAAACAGATTGCAAGGCATAGCAACTTCTCCCACCACTTTGTTGGAGCTAAGCAATACAGAACTACAATCGGTAAAGGAAGGTGTGGGCAAGTCTAAGGCAGAAGGTACATACACTAACCTTTGCTATGCTAACAGGATGCTGTGCGAGTTTATAAAGGACTTAGGTAGTACGGATATAGAAATCCGAAGTATAACGGAGGAACTGTTTGAAGAATACCGCTTCTTTCTTAAAAAGAAAGGGTTGAAAGGTTCTTCTATCAACAATTATCTTTGTTGGCTGAGCCGTTTGATGTTCCGTGCGGTAAGCCAGCGCATCATTCGTTATAATCCATTTGAGCATGCAGAATATGAAAAGGTGGAAAAGGCTATCCGCTTTCTTAGTAAGAGTGATGTGAAAAAACTGATGGCTATGAAGATATGTGATAGTGATGCCGAGCTTGCCAGACAGATGTTTATCTTCTCCTGCTTCACAGGTTTAGCCATTACGGATATGGAACACTTGACGTTTGGGCATATCAAGAGCGCAGCGGACGGACAGATGTATATAAGAAAGGAACGTCAGAAAACAAAAGTAGAATTTATAGTGCCGTTACATCCCATAGCCAAGACGATTATTGAGCAGCAAAGGCAACTAAAAGCGGTGAAAGAAGAAGGCAATAACACGGATATGGATAATCGCCTTATCTTTCAGCCCTGTTGCAGCAGAAGTGTGTTAGCAGCGAAGCTAAGCATCGTAGGCAAGGCTTGTGGTATCAAGCAACGCCTGTCCTATCACATGGGAAGACATACCTTCGGAACGATGTGTCTAAGTGCAGGTATTCCCATAGAAAGCATCGCCAAGATGATGGGACACACATCAATTGCAAGTACACAGATTTATGCACAGGTAACGGACTGCAAGATTTCCGAGGACATGGACAAACTCATCGCCAAACATCAGGAAAAGAACAAAGAAAACGATACAATGGAAACGGAAGCGATTACCATAGGGGCAATGACGATTGTCAACGCAAGCAGAAACAAAAGCATGGAGGAAACGGCATGA
- a CDS encoding efflux RND transporter permease subunit, which produces MFEKIINFSIQNKLVIGIMTLLLIVWGAVSLGQLPFDSTPDITNNQVQVITQAPTLGAEEVEQYVTTPLEMAFANIPDIVERRSISRSGLSVVTLVFRDNVDIYWARQQVSQQLKEAEEEIPRRAGKVSLAPISTGLGEIYQYTIHPEKGYEKKFSLSDIRTVQDWIVRKQFAGTEGVAEVNGWGGYVKQYEVAINPDRLASFGLTVVDLYKAIEGNNENTGGSYIEQGNNQYFIRGIGLARTLDDIRQIPVKTVNSIPVLVSDVAEVRYGSAMRYGAVTRNGEGEVVSGITLMLKGENFQQVIKNVKERMNQVQKSLPKGLVIEPFIDRTQLVDRVTFTITENLVLGLLIVIFVLMLFLGNIRAGLVAASVIPLAMLFAFGMMKAFGVGGNLMSLGALDFGIIVDGAVIIVECITTYIVSYGKSINKSVLSQDDMDHVVSMGANKIRKSAAFGEIIIMTVYVPLFTLVGIEGKMFRPMAMTVFFAVLGAFILSLTYVPAASALFLSRKTEHGKNFSDRMMHRISEVYLPLLRVSLKHSKVIVATGIALLAVALFIFLRMGGEFIPNLEEGDLCAEVSMKQGTSLSRMIAKTTEAEKILKKRFPEVKQVVTRIGSSEIPTDPMPMERGDMMIQLKPKSEWTSAKTQAELSEKMEEAMSEVEGLRAEMSQPIQMRTNELITGVKQDVAINIYGNNIDSLANIAKRVAEKIENVEGVGTPIMERVSGLPQLQVIYDRSRLSAYGISIKEANSILESAFAGITAGSIFEEDKKFDIVLRLDEKMRNKIETLQNLLLTVPSGGTVPLSQVAEIKYVSTPSQITHDEGQRRIYVGFNVRGRDVETTIADIEKKLNIELQLPTGYHYTYGGQFKNLKEAKARLLVAAPAALIIILFLLFFTLRSMREILIVFTEIPLAAIGGILALWLRGIPFSISAGVGFIALFGVVVLNGIVLINQLDEFKRKGITDINRCIINGCMERLRPVLMTALVASLGFLPMAISTGDGAEVQRPLATVVIGGLLIATILTLVVLPSMYKIFSKTK; this is translated from the coding sequence ATGTTTGAAAAAATCATCAATTTTTCCATACAGAACAAATTGGTGATTGGTATCATGACATTGCTTCTTATAGTATGGGGAGCCGTGTCACTGGGCCAATTGCCATTTGATTCCACACCTGATATTACCAACAATCAGGTACAAGTCATCACTCAAGCTCCCACGCTTGGCGCAGAGGAGGTTGAGCAGTACGTAACCACGCCACTTGAAATGGCTTTTGCCAACATTCCCGACATTGTGGAGCGTAGAAGTATCAGTCGCAGCGGATTGAGCGTTGTGACGCTCGTATTTCGCGACAATGTGGACATTTACTGGGCGCGTCAGCAGGTGAGCCAACAGCTGAAGGAGGCAGAGGAGGAGATTCCACGCAGAGCAGGCAAGGTGAGCTTGGCTCCTATCTCCACTGGACTCGGCGAGATTTACCAATACACCATTCATCCAGAGAAAGGATATGAGAAAAAATTCTCTCTATCAGACATCCGTACCGTACAAGACTGGATTGTACGAAAGCAGTTTGCTGGTACCGAAGGTGTGGCCGAGGTGAACGGATGGGGCGGCTATGTAAAGCAATATGAAGTAGCCATTAATCCTGACCGTCTTGCCTCATTCGGTCTCACGGTGGTCGATCTTTATAAAGCCATAGAAGGTAACAATGAGAATACGGGTGGCAGTTATATAGAACAAGGCAACAATCAGTATTTTATCCGTGGTATCGGACTGGCGCGCACGTTGGATGATATCCGGCAAATTCCCGTAAAGACTGTCAATAGTATTCCTGTGCTTGTGAGTGATGTAGCAGAAGTGCGATATGGTTCGGCCATGCGTTATGGAGCTGTAACACGCAATGGTGAAGGCGAAGTGGTGAGTGGTATCACACTGATGCTCAAGGGAGAGAACTTCCAACAAGTCATCAAAAACGTAAAGGAACGCATGAACCAAGTGCAGAAGAGCTTGCCCAAAGGCTTGGTCATTGAACCGTTCATAGACCGCACGCAGTTGGTAGACCGCGTGACGTTCACTATCACCGAGAACTTGGTACTGGGTTTACTTATTGTGATATTTGTACTCATGCTATTTTTGGGCAATATCCGAGCAGGATTAGTGGCAGCATCGGTCATTCCGCTTGCCATGCTCTTTGCTTTCGGTATGATGAAGGCTTTCGGTGTGGGAGGCAACTTGATGAGTCTTGGTGCGCTCGACTTTGGAATTATTGTCGATGGTGCAGTCATCATCGTGGAGTGTATCACCACCTATATAGTCTCTTATGGCAAGAGTATCAATAAAAGTGTACTTTCGCAGGACGATATGGATCATGTGGTAAGCATGGGTGCCAACAAAATACGTAAGAGTGCAGCATTTGGTGAAATTATTATCATGACAGTCTACGTGCCCCTCTTCACATTGGTAGGCATCGAAGGAAAAATGTTCAGACCGATGGCAATGACAGTATTCTTTGCCGTTCTCGGAGCGTTTATTCTATCGCTCACGTATGTTCCTGCTGCCAGTGCATTGTTTCTATCACGAAAAACGGAGCATGGAAAGAATTTCTCTGATCGTATGATGCATCGTATCAGTGAGGTTTATTTGCCATTACTACGCGTCAGTCTTAAGCACAGCAAAGTCATCGTGGCAACAGGTATTGCCCTACTCGCCGTAGCCTTATTTATCTTCTTGCGTATGGGCGGCGAGTTTATTCCCAATTTAGAAGAAGGTGACCTCTGCGCCGAAGTAAGCATGAAACAGGGCACGAGTCTGTCGAGGATGATAGCCAAAACCACAGAGGCAGAGAAAATACTGAAGAAGCGTTTCCCCGAGGTGAAACAGGTGGTGACGCGCATCGGTAGTTCAGAAATTCCCACCGACCCCATGCCTATGGAGCGTGGCGACATGATGATACAACTCAAGCCCAAGAGTGAATGGACGAGTGCTAAAACGCAGGCAGAACTTTCTGAAAAGATGGAAGAGGCAATGAGTGAGGTAGAGGGATTGCGCGCGGAAATGTCGCAACCCATACAGATGCGTACCAACGAGCTCATTACGGGTGTAAAGCAAGATGTTGCCATCAACATCTATGGCAACAACATCGACTCGCTGGCAAACATTGCTAAGCGTGTGGCAGAGAAAATAGAAAATGTGGAGGGTGTCGGGACGCCTATCATGGAGCGTGTATCGGGACTGCCACAGTTACAAGTCATCTACGATCGTAGTCGCCTATCGGCTTATGGAATATCCATCAAGGAAGCGAATAGCATACTGGAATCAGCTTTCGCTGGAATAACGGCAGGCAGTATTTTCGAGGAAGACAAGAAGTTCGACATCGTGTTGCGCTTGGACGAGAAGATGCGCAACAAGATTGAAACCTTACAGAACCTACTACTCACTGTGCCAAGCGGAGGAACCGTACCTTTGTCGCAAGTGGCAGAGATAAAATATGTAAGTACACCATCGCAGATTACCCACGACGAGGGGCAACGACGCATCTACGTGGGCTTCAACGTGCGAGGCAGAGATGTGGAGACAACCATTGCCGATATAGAGAAAAAGTTGAACATTGAATTGCAGTTGCCAACAGGCTATCATTATACCTACGGCGGACAGTTTAAGAATCTCAAGGAGGCAAAGGCACGTCTTTTGGTTGCTGCACCAGCTGCATTAATCATCATTCTCTTCCTCCTATTCTTCACACTGCGCAGCATGCGTGAGATATTGATTGTGTTCACCGAAATTCCGCTTGCAGCCATCGGTGGTATCCTCGCCCTATGGTTGCGCGGCATACCTTTCAGCATCTCTGCTGGTGTTGGCTTTATTGCCCTGTTCGGCGTTGTGGTGCTTAACGGTATTGTGCTCATCAACCAGCTCGACGAGTTCAAGCGTAAGGGTATCACCGACATCAATCGCTGTATCATCAACGGCTGTATGGAACGTCTGCGCCCCGTGCTGATGACAGCACTCGTGGCTTCGCTCGGCTTCCTACCCATGGCCATCTCGACAGGCGACGGTGCTGAGGTGCAGCGACCTCTTGCCACGGTAGTCATCGGTGGTCTGCTCATTGCCACCATTCTCACGCTTGTGGTGTTGCCCTCTATGTACAAAATCTTTTCAAAGACAAAATAG
- a CDS encoding TolC family protein, with product MKKQYIIFSLFLFLPILVSAQSRQMTLQEVLAMAAERSLTLQNSRMEVDKTRILQGTAFHLDATSVSLSQDPTSGGSPDNAITVSQSFALPSVYSARRSLLKSETSAAQSRLAVSENELRREVSLAFYDLLYAQDVLHIYARQDSIYKNFNRVAEAKLGAGETGRLEQINAIRLKQENDIKNDIAQRDFLTAQLQLMKWLNSDTLVIPLATATNELIFADHSIADVPLLALAKSQEEVANRQLKLEKRNGLPTFSVGASVQTVIKGFNPYNIDRSAYGGGNFMGFSVGVNIPLAFGAQKARVKATRKEVEMAQLNVRNQEYVLRKSYDAAYNNYVSAYKAYNYYQKIGVPQAREMERISKVSYEYGQIGYVELMQNLQSALEVWKDFADATRQYYKAIVELNYLQGK from the coding sequence ATGAAGAAACAATATATCATTTTCAGCCTATTCCTCTTTCTTCCCATCTTAGTATCGGCACAAAGCCGACAGATGACGTTGCAAGAGGTGTTGGCAATGGCTGCCGAGCGTAGCCTAACATTGCAGAACTCACGTATGGAGGTGGATAAGACCCGTATCCTTCAAGGTACTGCTTTTCATCTGGATGCCACATCCGTGTCGCTCTCTCAGGACCCCACCAGTGGCGGAAGTCCCGACAATGCCATCACGGTGAGTCAGTCGTTTGCTTTACCCAGTGTTTATTCTGCCAGACGCTCATTGCTCAAGTCCGAAACCAGCGCTGCCCAAAGTCGATTGGCGGTGAGCGAGAATGAGCTGCGACGAGAGGTGAGCTTGGCTTTCTACGACTTGCTCTACGCACAGGACGTGTTACACATTTATGCCCGTCAAGACAGTATCTATAAAAATTTCAACCGTGTGGCAGAGGCTAAACTCGGAGCTGGAGAGACTGGACGATTAGAGCAGATAAATGCAATCCGACTGAAACAGGAGAACGATATCAAAAATGACATTGCGCAGCGCGACTTTCTCACTGCCCAATTACAGTTGATGAAGTGGCTCAACAGCGATACGCTGGTAATACCTCTTGCCACAGCGACTAATGAACTCATATTTGCCGACCATTCCATTGCAGACGTTCCCCTCCTCGCCTTAGCGAAGAGTCAAGAAGAAGTTGCCAACCGACAACTGAAATTGGAGAAACGCAACGGACTGCCCACATTCTCTGTAGGAGCCAGCGTGCAGACCGTCATCAAGGGATTCAATCCCTACAACATTGACCGCAGCGCGTATGGTGGTGGCAACTTCATGGGCTTCTCCGTGGGAGTGAACATCCCCTTAGCATTCGGTGCACAAAAGGCGCGGGTGAAGGCGACTCGCAAGGAAGTGGAGATGGCACAACTCAACGTGCGCAATCAGGAGTACGTGCTCCGCAAAAGCTACGATGCAGCCTATAACAACTATGTGTCGGCATACAAAGCCTACAACTATTATCAAAAAATAGGAGTGCCCCAAGCTCGCGAGATGGAACGAATCTCTAAAGTGAGTTATGAATATGGACAGATAGGTTATGTGGAGTTAATGCAAAACCTACAGAGTGCATTGGAGGTTTGGAAAGACTTTGCTGATGCTACTCGCCAATATTATAAAGCTATTGTTGAACTGAATTATCTTCAAGGAAAATGA
- a CDS encoding efflux RND transporter periplasmic adaptor subunit produces MRKIGFYLLILLAMVMVISCGNDKKSDKEENAASEKVETEEGEEEADADPAPDLSKTVNVVRVTGTLALDPQNKAEVSPIASGVVRRITTREGIRVRRGQVVAYIENTQIVELQRQYLTAVNELSAAKTELARQQALMKQDAGVLKTLQQAESTYAIANAQVVGIGRQLSQLGVNPPSISAGKLTTLIPVTSPISGIVGKIKISMGSFVDISTSLMTVVNNVNLHCDLKMFEKDLPKVRIGQMVKLTLTNAPEVTFCAKIYDINSVFDNDSKSVTVHARIIDHPATKLLPDMFINGVIE; encoded by the coding sequence ATGAGAAAAATAGGATTTTATCTACTGATACTGCTTGCCATGGTTATGGTGATAAGCTGTGGTAACGATAAGAAAAGTGACAAGGAAGAGAATGCTGCTTCCGAGAAAGTGGAAACAGAAGAAGGTGAAGAGGAGGCTGATGCTGATCCAGCACCCGACTTAAGTAAAACTGTTAATGTTGTGCGTGTGACTGGAACATTGGCACTTGATCCACAAAACAAAGCAGAGGTTTCTCCCATTGCAAGTGGGGTGGTGCGGCGCATTACAACTAGGGAAGGTATTAGAGTGCGCCGCGGTCAAGTGGTGGCTTATATAGAAAATACACAAATAGTCGAACTGCAACGCCAGTATCTCACGGCTGTAAATGAGCTTTCTGCAGCCAAAACAGAACTTGCCCGACAGCAGGCGCTGATGAAACAAGATGCAGGTGTGCTGAAAACTTTGCAACAGGCTGAGTCGACCTATGCTATTGCTAATGCGCAAGTAGTAGGTATTGGACGTCAGTTGAGTCAGCTCGGCGTGAATCCGCCTTCAATATCAGCAGGCAAGCTCACCACTCTCATTCCTGTCACATCTCCCATCAGTGGTATTGTTGGGAAGATAAAAATCAGTATGGGCAGCTTCGTGGACATCTCCACTTCGCTCATGACGGTGGTCAACAACGTAAACCTGCATTGCGACCTGAAAATGTTTGAGAAAGATTTGCCCAAGGTGCGCATCGGTCAGATGGTGAAGCTGACGCTCACCAATGCCCCCGAGGTGACCTTCTGCGCCAAGATCTACGACATAAACTCCGTCTTCGACAACGATTCCAAGTCGGTCACGGTGCATGCCCGTATCATTGACCACCCCGCTACCAAGCTATTGCCCGATATGTTTATCAATGGTGTGATAGAATGA
- a CDS encoding heavy metal translocating P-type ATPase, translated as MEKENRNKLIRIISASVLLAGSVLVERTMNLLIWQLLLVYLVPYLVVGYDVLTEAAEDIAHGKGMDEDFLMAIATLGALCIGFMPGAEPQFTEAVFVMLFFQVGELFESFAEGRSRKSISQLMDIRPDIAHVKRGEELVDVNPEEVKVGDIVVIRPGEKVPMDGIVIDGASSLNTVALTGESVPRTIRPADEIMSGCINLNGVVTAKVTKAFGESTAAKVLNLVENATENKSKNENFITKFAKIYTPIVVVLALLVAVIPPLLVNEQLWSVWIYRALTFLVVSCPCALVISVPLTFFGGIGGASRKGVLIKGSNYMETLAKVRTIAFDKTGTMTHGVFDVTAIHPENIAPNELLHLAAHAERYSTHPIALSIRKAFPDKNDGCDVKDIVETAGQGVMARINGKSVSVGNTNLMKSVGAKWQPCEKVGTILHIAIDGEYAGHIVVSDKIKEDAADAVNALKAEGVKRLVMLTGDKEEVAVDVAKTVGLAEYHAELLPGDKVSQVETILKENAEGTMAFVGDGINDAPVLARADVGIAMGGLGSDAAIEAADVMLMDDKPSKIAVAIRQARRTLRIARENTWFAVGIKIAVLILAFFGLATMWMAVFADVGVTVLAVLNAARTLK; from the coding sequence ATGGAAAAGGAAAATAGAAACAAACTTATAAGGATAATCTCTGCTAGTGTACTCTTAGCAGGATCGGTATTGGTAGAACGGACAATGAACCTGCTGATATGGCAACTATTGCTTGTCTATCTTGTGCCTTACTTGGTTGTGGGCTACGACGTGCTAACGGAAGCTGCCGAGGACATTGCACATGGCAAGGGCATGGACGAAGACTTCCTCATGGCTATAGCTACATTAGGTGCCCTTTGCATCGGTTTTATGCCGGGGGCAGAACCACAGTTCACTGAAGCGGTGTTTGTGATGCTCTTCTTTCAAGTGGGCGAACTCTTTGAAAGTTTTGCCGAGGGTAGAAGTCGTAAGAGTATCTCTCAGCTGATGGACATCCGTCCCGACATCGCCCATGTAAAGCGTGGTGAAGAGCTGGTGGACGTGAATCCTGAAGAGGTGAAGGTGGGCGACATCGTTGTAATTCGACCAGGAGAGAAAGTACCGATGGACGGTATCGTTATCGATGGTGCATCAAGTCTGAATACAGTTGCATTGACAGGCGAGAGCGTACCGCGTACCATTCGTCCTGCCGATGAAATCATGTCAGGATGTATAAATCTCAATGGTGTGGTGACAGCAAAAGTAACCAAGGCATTTGGCGAGAGCACGGCGGCAAAGGTGCTCAACCTCGTGGAAAATGCCACAGAAAATAAGTCGAAGAACGAAAACTTCATCACCAAGTTTGCCAAAATATACACGCCCATAGTAGTTGTACTTGCCTTGTTGGTGGCAGTTATACCACCGTTGCTCGTCAATGAGCAGTTGTGGAGCGTGTGGATCTATCGCGCTCTCACATTCCTTGTAGTGTCATGCCCTTGTGCTCTCGTTATCTCCGTGCCTCTCACTTTCTTTGGAGGCATCGGTGGAGCATCGCGAAAGGGTGTGCTCATTAAGGGCTCTAACTATATGGAGACATTGGCAAAGGTGCGCACGATTGCCTTTGACAAGACTGGCACCATGACACACGGTGTGTTTGACGTTACTGCTATTCATCCCGAAAATATTGCCCCCAATGAATTATTGCACTTAGCTGCTCATGCGGAACGATATTCCACGCACCCCATTGCCCTCAGCATTCGCAAGGCTTTTCCTGACAAAAACGACGGCTGCGATGTAAAGGACATAGTGGAGACGGCTGGACAGGGCGTGATGGCTCGTATAAATGGCAAGTCGGTAAGTGTGGGTAATACGAATTTGATGAAGAGCGTGGGCGCAAAGTGGCAACCCTGTGAAAAAGTGGGTACCATTCTCCACATTGCCATCGATGGAGAATATGCAGGTCATATTGTAGTGTCAGACAAAATTAAGGAGGATGCCGCTGATGCGGTAAATGCTCTCAAGGCAGAAGGTGTGAAGAGATTGGTGATGCTCACGGGCGACAAGGAAGAAGTGGCTGTCGATGTGGCTAAGACCGTTGGACTTGCGGAATATCATGCTGAACTCTTGCCAGGCGACAAAGTGAGTCAAGTGGAAACAATTCTCAAAGAGAATGCAGAAGGGACAATGGCCTTCGTTGGCGACGGCATCAACGATGCTCCCGTGTTAGCACGTGCCGATGTGGGCATTGCGATGGGCGGACTGGGCAGTGATGCCGCCATCGAAGCAGCCGACGTGATGTTGATGGACGACAAGCCGTCGAAGATAGCCGTAGCTATCCGCCAGGCTCGACGCACACTGCGCATCGCAAGGGAGAACACTTGGTTTGCCGTTGGTATCAAAATAGCAGTGCTCATCCTCGCTTTCTTCGGACTGGCTACCATGTGGATGGCAGTATTCGCTGATGTTGGTGTAACGGTGCTTGCTGTGCTGAATGCAGCTAGGACTCTGAAATAA